One window of Burkholderia vietnamiensis LMG 10929 genomic DNA carries:
- a CDS encoding APC family permease, which produces MQASSTHEPLQLKRTLGLPSVLLFGLAYMAPLIVYGTYGVLAKASGDTAALAYLLALVAIAFTALSYGKLARLYPTAGSAYTYTRKTFNPHLGFMIGWATLLDYFFLPMVIWLIGAAYLNAAFPHVPTWIWIVAFIVLTSGLNIVGIELAARFNIVLMVVQLAIVAMFVVLCWHYASAAAGAGGIAMAEPFFKPHVPFGATMAGAAIAAYSYLGFDAVSTLTEETIDPKRNMPRAILLIALIGGAIFVIAAYAMQLAHPGVEFKDTDSAAFEVAKMIGGDLFVTVFLAGLILAQFASGISAQASVGRLLYAMGRDEILPKRIFGVIHPRFKTPAVNIALAGIVGLIALKLDVATSTSFINFGAFLAFTAVNLCVIRLYLSGRHGERRIGVFGGLVFPAIGAVADLWLLASLEKTAIVLGLVWFGLGLVYLCWITRLFRQAPPEVAI; this is translated from the coding sequence ATGCAAGCCTCGTCAACCCATGAACCGCTGCAGCTGAAGCGCACGCTCGGCCTGCCGTCCGTGCTGCTGTTCGGGCTCGCCTATATGGCGCCGTTGATCGTGTACGGCACGTACGGCGTGCTGGCCAAGGCCAGCGGCGACACGGCCGCGCTCGCCTATCTGCTGGCGCTGGTCGCGATCGCGTTCACCGCGCTCAGCTACGGCAAGCTCGCGCGGCTCTATCCGACCGCCGGCTCGGCCTATACGTACACGCGCAAGACGTTCAATCCGCATCTCGGCTTCATGATCGGATGGGCGACGCTGCTCGATTACTTCTTCCTGCCGATGGTGATCTGGCTGATCGGCGCGGCGTACCTGAATGCGGCATTTCCGCACGTGCCGACCTGGATCTGGATCGTCGCGTTCATCGTGTTGACGAGCGGCCTGAACATCGTCGGCATCGAGCTGGCCGCGCGCTTCAACATCGTGCTGATGGTCGTGCAGCTCGCGATCGTCGCGATGTTCGTCGTGCTGTGCTGGCACTATGCATCGGCAGCGGCGGGCGCGGGCGGCATCGCGATGGCGGAGCCGTTCTTCAAGCCGCACGTACCGTTCGGCGCAACGATGGCCGGCGCGGCGATCGCCGCGTATTCGTATCTCGGCTTCGATGCGGTGTCGACGCTCACCGAAGAAACGATCGATCCGAAACGCAACATGCCGCGCGCGATCCTGCTGATTGCGCTGATCGGCGGCGCAATCTTCGTGATCGCGGCATATGCGATGCAGCTCGCGCATCCGGGCGTGGAATTCAAGGACACGGATTCGGCGGCCTTCGAAGTGGCGAAGATGATCGGCGGCGATCTGTTCGTGACGGTGTTCCTCGCCGGGCTGATCCTCGCGCAGTTCGCGTCCGGCATCTCGGCGCAAGCGAGCGTCGGCCGGTTGCTGTATGCAATGGGCCGCGACGAGATCCTGCCGAAGCGCATCTTCGGGGTCATTCATCCGCGGTTCAAGACGCCGGCCGTGAATATCGCGCTGGCCGGCATCGTCGGGCTGATCGCGTTGAAGCTCGATGTCGCCACCTCGACGTCGTTCATCAACTTCGGCGCGTTCCTTGCATTCACGGCCGTCAATCTGTGCGTGATTCGCCTGTACCTGTCGGGCCGTCATGGCGAGCGCCGGATCGGCGTGTTCGGCGGGCTCGTGTTCCCGGCGATCGGCGCGGTGGCCGACCTCTGGCTGCTGGCGAGCCTCGAGAAAACCGCAATCGTGCTGGGCCTCGTGTGGTTCGGGCTCGGGCTCGTGTATCTGTGCTGGATTACGCGGCTGTTTCGGCAGGCGCCGCCTGAAGTGGCGATTTGA
- a CDS encoding VOC family protein, producing MNIIGLDTLAFGVDDVAACGQYLIDYGLVPVRRDDTGGRFEALDGTGIEIAHRDDARLAPSLGTASMLRKTVYGVADAAALDAIADELHRDREVRTLADGSIESVDDMGFAIGFQLTKRRPLSLPAEPVNAPGAPAQRAPNVVGARDDAALTPRTLSHVVYFVPDAARAEAFYVERLGFRCTDRFTGVGPFLQPAGTLDHHTLFMIETPPFMKGCEHFTFHMGGPSEVLQAGTRFVAKGYQSFWGPGRHRFGSNWFWYFNSPFGCHVEYDADMDLHDTDWTAREAALGADTSQLFLFQHRENWAPGAAPPAGVKAD from the coding sequence ATGAACATCATCGGACTCGATACGCTGGCCTTCGGCGTGGACGACGTCGCCGCGTGCGGCCAGTATCTGATCGACTATGGCCTGGTGCCGGTGCGCCGCGACGACACCGGCGGGCGCTTCGAAGCGCTCGACGGCACGGGCATCGAAATCGCGCATCGCGACGACGCGCGCCTCGCACCTTCACTCGGCACGGCGAGCATGCTGCGCAAGACCGTCTACGGCGTGGCCGATGCCGCGGCGCTCGATGCGATTGCCGACGAGCTGCATCGCGACCGCGAAGTGCGCACGCTCGCCGACGGGTCGATCGAATCGGTGGACGACATGGGCTTTGCCATCGGCTTTCAGCTCACGAAGCGCCGGCCGCTTTCGCTGCCCGCCGAGCCGGTGAACGCGCCCGGCGCGCCGGCGCAACGCGCACCGAACGTGGTCGGCGCACGAGACGATGCCGCGCTCACGCCGCGCACGCTTTCGCACGTCGTCTACTTCGTGCCGGACGCCGCGCGCGCCGAGGCGTTCTACGTGGAGCGGCTCGGCTTTCGCTGCACGGACCGCTTCACGGGCGTCGGCCCGTTCCTGCAGCCGGCCGGCACGCTCGACCATCACACACTGTTCATGATCGAGACGCCACCGTTCATGAAGGGCTGCGAACACTTCACGTTCCATATGGGCGGTCCGAGCGAGGTGCTTCAGGCAGGCACGCGGTTCGTCGCGAAGGGCTACCAGTCGTTCTGGGGGCCGGGGCGTCACCGCTTCGGCTCCAACTGGTTCTGGTACTTCAACAGCCCGTTCGGCTGCCACGTGGAGTACGACGCCGACATGGACCTGCACGATACGGACTGGACCGCACGCGAAGCCGCGCTGGGCGCGGACACATCGCAGCTGTTCCTGTTCCAGCATCGCGAGAACTGGGCGCCGGGCGCGGCGCCGCCGGCCGGCGTCAAGGCGGACTGA
- a CDS encoding alpha/beta hydrolase family protein encodes MFRYFPTNYVWNLSVDLAIEMGARMGEIEDMCAPLMEASRQPDAEGTRAFREAWVKTADRLCDLAGEDEAQGRLLSAGEKYRRAAMYLITAERMLAHDAPGRIDLYRRSLDTFDRAIALTGENCERVAIPYGDGHLSGLLVKAQQTGGARSPLLVQVNGLDSTKEMKYFVGLPAWLAQRGVSSLIVDQPGTGEALRLHGMHAVYNTEVWASRIVDWLETRDDVDAKRIGMEGVSLGGYYCPRAVAFEPRFACGVVWGANHDWRDVQKKRLQREGNFPVPHYWKHVCWVWGAKDIDDFMRIAEDVHLDGVVERIKVPFLVTHGSKDSQIPVAWAHRTYEQLVNSPKRELKIFTEREGGVQHSSFDNSINAGHFIADWVAETLGGRTAR; translated from the coding sequence ATGTTTCGCTACTTTCCTACCAACTACGTCTGGAACCTGTCCGTCGATCTCGCCATTGAAATGGGCGCGCGCATGGGCGAAATCGAGGACATGTGCGCGCCGCTAATGGAGGCGTCGCGCCAGCCCGACGCGGAAGGCACCCGCGCGTTTCGCGAAGCCTGGGTCAAGACGGCCGACCGCCTGTGCGACCTCGCAGGCGAAGATGAAGCGCAAGGACGGCTGCTCTCCGCGGGCGAGAAATACCGGCGTGCCGCCATGTATCTCATCACGGCCGAACGCATGCTTGCGCACGATGCGCCCGGGCGCATCGACCTGTACCGCCGTTCGCTCGATACGTTCGACCGGGCCATCGCGCTGACCGGCGAAAACTGCGAGCGCGTGGCCATTCCCTACGGCGATGGGCACTTGTCCGGCCTGCTCGTGAAGGCGCAGCAGACCGGCGGCGCGCGCAGCCCGCTGCTCGTGCAGGTGAACGGCCTCGATTCGACCAAGGAAATGAAGTACTTCGTCGGCTTGCCGGCATGGCTCGCACAGCGCGGCGTGTCGTCGCTGATCGTCGATCAGCCCGGCACCGGCGAAGCGCTGCGGCTGCATGGCATGCACGCGGTCTACAACACCGAGGTCTGGGCGAGCCGTATCGTGGACTGGCTCGAAACGCGCGACGACGTGGACGCAAAGCGGATCGGCATGGAGGGCGTCTCGCTCGGCGGCTACTACTGTCCGCGCGCGGTCGCCTTCGAGCCGCGTTTCGCGTGCGGCGTCGTATGGGGCGCGAATCACGACTGGCGCGACGTGCAGAAAAAGCGCCTGCAGCGCGAGGGCAACTTCCCGGTGCCGCATTACTGGAAGCACGTCTGCTGGGTCTGGGGCGCCAAAGACATCGACGACTTCATGCGCATCGCGGAAGACGTGCATCTCGACGGCGTGGTCGAACGCATCAAGGTGCCGTTCCTCGTCACGCACGGCTCGAAGGACTCGCAGATTCCCGTGGCCTGGGCGCATCGCACCTACGAGCAGCTCGTGAACAGCCCGAAGCGCGAACTGAAGATCTTCACCGAACGCGAAGGCGGCGTGCAGCACTCGAGCTTCGACAACTCCATCAACGCGGGGCACTTCATCGCCGACTGGGTCGCCGAAACCCTCGGCGGACGCACCGCACGCTGA
- a CDS encoding FAD-dependent oxidoreductase: protein MTSSLQRILVIGGGFAGMTTAIQCAKLGLSVDLVEIDTGWRSYGAGISIGGPTLRALRTVGVLDAFFEHGHGGDGVNLFTAAGHPIGTLPTPRVAGDDVPGGGAIMRPALAGILADATRAAGVHVRLGCTFSQIAQRDDGVDVTFTDGTHGRYDLVVGADGLYSKVRDAVFPNAPKPRYTGQGVWRAVVPRPAEIACATMWLGQKVKVGVNPVSQEEMYVFVTEDRPTNERVDPAHWPRMLADLLAPFGAPLVQSIRAQVGPQSHCIYRPLESLLLPQPWFSARVVLVGDAVHATTPHMAAGAGIGIEDGIVLAEELGRGATVQAALQAFQARRWERCRMVVENSGRLGEIEISGGDKAEHTRIMHETHQRLAQQI from the coding sequence ATGACATCCTCCCTTCAGCGCATCCTCGTCATCGGCGGAGGGTTCGCCGGCATGACGACCGCGATCCAGTGCGCGAAGCTCGGCCTGAGCGTCGATCTTGTGGAAATCGACACGGGCTGGCGTTCGTATGGCGCGGGCATCAGCATCGGCGGCCCGACGCTGCGCGCCCTGCGCACCGTGGGCGTGCTCGACGCCTTCTTCGAACACGGCCACGGCGGCGACGGCGTGAACCTCTTCACCGCCGCGGGCCATCCGATCGGCACGTTGCCGACGCCGCGCGTAGCGGGCGACGACGTGCCCGGCGGCGGAGCCATCATGCGCCCCGCGCTGGCCGGAATTCTGGCGGATGCGACGCGTGCGGCCGGCGTGCACGTGCGGCTCGGCTGCACGTTCTCGCAGATCGCGCAGCGCGACGACGGCGTGGACGTGACGTTCACGGACGGCACGCACGGCCGCTACGATCTCGTGGTGGGCGCCGACGGCCTGTACTCGAAAGTGCGCGATGCCGTGTTCCCGAATGCGCCCAAGCCGCGCTACACCGGTCAGGGCGTGTGGCGTGCGGTCGTGCCGCGGCCGGCGGAGATCGCCTGCGCCACGATGTGGTTGGGGCAGAAGGTGAAGGTCGGCGTCAATCCTGTTTCGCAGGAAGAAATGTACGTCTTCGTCACGGAAGACCGGCCGACGAACGAGCGCGTCGATCCCGCGCACTGGCCGCGCATGCTCGCGGATCTGCTGGCGCCGTTCGGCGCGCCGCTGGTGCAATCCATTCGCGCGCAGGTGGGACCGCAGTCGCACTGCATCTATCGTCCGCTGGAAAGCCTGCTGCTGCCGCAGCCCTGGTTCAGCGCGCGCGTGGTGCTGGTGGGCGACGCCGTGCACGCCACCACGCCGCATATGGCCGCGGGCGCGGGCATCGGCATAGAAGACGGCATCGTGCTGGCCGAGGAGCTGGGACGCGGCGCGACGGTGCAGGCGGCGTTGCAGGCTTTCCAGGCGCGGCGCTGGGAGCGCTGCCGCATGGTGGTGGAAAACTCCGGGCGCCTCGGCGAGATCGAGATCAGCGGCGGCGACAAGGCTGAACACACCCGCATCATGCACGAGACGCACCAGCGGCTCGCGCAGCAGATCTGA
- a CDS encoding MFS transporter — protein METNLSAAHAAHAAHVDLPGGADADADAGTRLRASGIAVLLISHCAGMVDLVALPVWVGTLIGAYRLDPQQAGLLATLFLAGAVVGSLFFSPRLNRLPARVMATLGFGTATLAFVGIASIDGYAAMAVLHALAGIAVGCGLSFAHGTIGRSRHPHRLFAGAGLALGIFAIAFLGGTPALIAQHGGAMLFRVFAGIMATAAIACALAFPSIRAQHSTASVAEPRFARAVWFGMASVGCMGLTQSMLFSFVQRIGLDHGFGFGAVTGTLIALGFVNLFPAPVAGLLERRIAGRRVVQGGPILQAALALIITHSATVGPYAAATAVFAAVMIFTHTFAFGMLARIDRTGRAVAATPAMLMTGAAIGPLLGGTLVKHSGYGSLGIAAAMIAVAAVFCFSRLEGRPDTQGVNA, from the coding sequence ATGGAAACGAACCTTTCTGCGGCACACGCGGCGCATGCCGCGCACGTCGACCTGCCGGGCGGCGCCGATGCGGACGCGGATGCGGGCACCCGCCTGCGCGCATCCGGCATCGCGGTCCTGCTGATCTCGCACTGTGCCGGCATGGTCGATCTGGTCGCCTTGCCGGTATGGGTGGGCACCCTGATCGGCGCATACCGGCTCGACCCACAGCAGGCCGGCCTGCTCGCCACGCTGTTTCTGGCGGGGGCCGTCGTCGGCAGCCTGTTCTTCTCGCCGCGCCTGAACCGTCTGCCGGCGCGCGTCATGGCGACGCTCGGTTTCGGCACGGCGACGCTCGCGTTCGTCGGCATCGCGTCGATTGACGGCTATGCGGCGATGGCGGTGCTGCATGCGTTGGCCGGTATCGCCGTGGGCTGCGGGCTGAGCTTCGCACACGGCACGATCGGACGCAGCCGCCATCCGCATCGCCTGTTCGCCGGCGCGGGGCTCGCGCTCGGCATCTTCGCAATCGCGTTTCTGGGCGGCACGCCTGCGTTGATCGCGCAACACGGCGGCGCCATGCTGTTTCGCGTGTTCGCGGGGATCATGGCTACGGCGGCGATTGCCTGCGCCCTGGCATTCCCGTCGATTCGCGCGCAACACAGCACGGCGTCGGTCGCCGAGCCGCGCTTCGCGCGCGCGGTCTGGTTCGGCATGGCAAGCGTGGGATGCATGGGGCTCACGCAGTCGATGCTCTTCAGCTTCGTGCAGCGCATCGGGCTCGACCACGGTTTCGGCTTCGGCGCCGTGACGGGCACGCTGATCGCGCTCGGCTTCGTCAACCTGTTTCCCGCACCGGTGGCGGGGCTGCTCGAACGGCGCATCGCGGGGCGCAGGGTGGTGCAGGGCGGTCCCATCTTACAGGCGGCGCTTGCGTTGATCATCACGCACAGCGCGACCGTCGGGCCGTATGCCGCGGCCACCGCCGTCTTTGCCGCCGTGATGATCTTCACCCATACCTTCGCGTTCGGCATGCTCGCCCGCATCGACCGTACCGGACGCGCCGTTGCCGCGACGCCCGCCATGCTGATGACGGGCGCCGCAATCGGGCCGCTCCTCGGCGGCACGCTCGTCAAGCATTCGGGCTACGGCAGCCTGGGCATTGCGGCGGCCATGATCGCGGTGGCGGCGGTGTTCTGCTTTTCGCGGCTCGAGGGCCGTCCTGATACGCAAGGAGTCAACGCATGA
- a CDS encoding SphA family protein, with amino-acid sequence MLKKSAAMAIGCAVSVAVSMNPAQAFEGGVSPYPAGAVGTNFANLPPIPGLFALQQFNYSFSNGLYGNDGKKLPIPFHSSVFSETTRLLLAYPFHLLGANVYTQLVIPVVSLHTSVAGQSGTQNGLANITLTPVLLQWRLSQNLAIASGIDVAFENGSYSPVKASVAVGYTSVQPVFSIRYNAPNGLDVGIANRLLLNAKNGTTNYRSGNGYVGEFEAGWNFGPWKLGVVGEYLNQFSDDKANGANVGNRMRTFGIGPSLVYDARSWNINLNYQQGVYAANTSKSNNVWLNIAIPLWPGFGRKG; translated from the coding sequence ATGTTGAAAAAATCGGCCGCAATGGCCATCGGCTGCGCAGTATCGGTAGCCGTTTCGATGAACCCGGCACAGGCATTCGAAGGCGGGGTTTCGCCGTATCCCGCGGGCGCGGTGGGCACGAATTTCGCCAATCTTCCGCCGATTCCGGGCCTGTTCGCGCTGCAGCAGTTCAACTACAGCTTTTCGAACGGCCTCTATGGCAACGACGGCAAGAAGCTGCCCATCCCGTTTCATTCGTCGGTGTTCTCCGAGACGACGCGTCTGCTGCTGGCCTATCCGTTTCATCTGCTGGGCGCGAACGTCTATACGCAGCTCGTCATTCCGGTGGTGTCGCTGCATACGAGCGTAGCGGGGCAGTCGGGCACGCAGAACGGCCTTGCCAACATCACGCTGACACCCGTGTTGCTGCAATGGCGCCTGTCGCAGAACCTTGCGATCGCGTCGGGCATCGACGTCGCGTTCGAGAACGGTTCCTACAGCCCCGTGAAGGCGAGCGTCGCGGTGGGCTACACGTCGGTGCAGCCGGTGTTCTCGATTCGCTACAACGCGCCCAACGGCCTCGACGTCGGCATCGCCAACCGCCTGCTGCTCAACGCGAAGAACGGCACGACGAACTATCGCTCGGGCAATGGCTATGTCGGCGAGTTCGAGGCCGGCTGGAACTTCGGCCCCTGGAAGCTCGGCGTGGTGGGCGAGTATCTGAACCAGTTCAGCGACGACAAGGCCAACGGCGCGAACGTGGGCAATCGCATGCGGACCTTCGGCATCGGCCCGTCGCTCGTCTACGACGCGAGAAGCTGGAACATCAACCTCAACTATCAGCAGGGCGTGTATGCCGCGAATACATCGAAGAGCAACAACGTGTGGCTGAACATCGCCATTCCGCTGTGGCCCGGCTTCGGGCGCAAGGGCTAG
- a CDS encoding Rieske (2Fe-2S) protein produces MSEPLLRVRLASVADLPDPGARGFDPDGAGRDTIFVVRRGEQLHAWRDACPHFGDTPMAWRKDAYLNGDATRIVCHAHGAQFDMASGVCLLGPCLGQRLIAVPIEVTEDGYVVLVRHDTRSIT; encoded by the coding sequence ATGTCCGAGCCATTGCTTCGAGTACGCCTGGCAAGCGTCGCGGATCTGCCCGATCCCGGCGCGCGCGGCTTCGATCCCGACGGAGCGGGGCGCGACACGATCTTCGTCGTGCGGCGCGGCGAGCAGCTTCATGCGTGGCGCGACGCCTGCCCGCATTTCGGCGACACGCCGATGGCCTGGCGTAAGGACGCCTATCTGAACGGCGACGCCACGCGCATCGTCTGTCACGCGCACGGCGCGCAGTTCGACATGGCGAGCGGCGTGTGCCTGCTCGGGCCGTGCCTCGGCCAGCGGCTGATCGCGGTTCCCATCGAAGTGACGGAAGACGGCTACGTCGTGCTGGTCCGGCACGACACACGATCGATCACATAA
- a CDS encoding LysR family transcriptional regulator, protein MRFNKLDLNLLVALDALLSEQNISRAAEKIHLSQSATSNALARLREYFDDELLVQVGRKMEPTPRAEALKDAVRDILVRVDATVTAQPEFVPAQACRLFRLFVSDYTMTTLIPHLFRLAYAQAPGIGFDLRPQVAYPHRVLERGEADLLIIPKEYCSTEHPAEVLLEETFCCVLWEHSPLAKGELTKERYMGAGHIVVQVGEGQTALEAWFMQRLGVVRRVEASTYSFLSPAHLLVGTNRIATMHRRLAEAAARDLPLVLRDVPLTVPTMEQSVQWHKHRTSDQGLMWLRALLKEAVAAMDRARLGDG, encoded by the coding sequence ATGCGGTTCAACAAGCTCGACCTCAATCTGCTCGTCGCGCTCGACGCGCTCTTGAGCGAACAGAACATCAGCCGCGCCGCCGAGAAAATCCACCTGAGCCAGTCAGCGACGAGCAACGCGCTTGCGCGGCTACGCGAATACTTCGACGACGAACTGCTCGTGCAGGTTGGTCGCAAGATGGAGCCCACGCCGCGTGCCGAGGCTCTGAAGGACGCCGTGCGAGACATCCTCGTCCGTGTGGATGCCACGGTGACGGCCCAGCCCGAATTCGTGCCCGCGCAGGCGTGTCGCCTGTTCCGGCTGTTCGTGTCCGACTACACGATGACGACGCTGATTCCGCACCTGTTCAGGCTCGCCTACGCGCAGGCGCCCGGCATCGGTTTCGATCTGCGCCCGCAGGTCGCCTATCCGCACCGGGTGCTGGAGCGCGGCGAAGCGGACCTGCTCATCATCCCCAAGGAATATTGCTCGACCGAGCATCCGGCCGAGGTGCTGCTGGAGGAAACGTTCTGCTGCGTTTTATGGGAGCACAGTCCGCTCGCAAAGGGCGAGCTGACCAAAGAGCGCTACATGGGCGCCGGGCACATCGTCGTGCAGGTCGGCGAAGGGCAGACCGCGCTCGAAGCCTGGTTCATGCAGCGGCTCGGCGTCGTGAGGCGCGTGGAGGCGAGCACGTACAGTTTCCTCTCGCCCGCGCATCTGCTCGTCGGCACGAATCGGATTGCCACGATGCACCGGCGGCTCGCCGAAGCGGCTGCGCGCGACCTGCCGCTCGTGTTGCGCGACGTGCCGCTCACCGTGCCCACGATGGAGCAGTCCGTTCAATGGCACAAGCATCGCACGTCGGACCAGGGCCTCATGTGGCTGCGCGCGCTGCTGAAAGAGGCCGTCGCGGCGATGGACCGCGCACGTCTTGGCGACGGCTAG